In one Kitasatospora cineracea genomic region, the following are encoded:
- a CDS encoding LCP family protein: MTSKGRHDEPDEDPGPLSIFDRDEDDDEDGGPDSDGDGPGPGPAPRRRRGRRLLAWTLAVLLVLVGGAFGGLLWAADHYASSVRRIPDAFPTLPASEQPPAVPHSGQTFLLVGLDARSDEPTTGKDAKAPAWQVGAQRSDTMMLMHISADRKSVALVSIPRDTWVPVPGHGRAKINAAYSWGGPALTVRTVQDLTGIRIDHLAVIDWNGFRALTDAVGGVDITIPRTIEAKGDAREWLAGTHHMDGAEALLYVRERHGLPNGDLDRTKRQQNFLRALMLRTMSSGTLASPSKLTGLLGTIGDVASVDDRLSNTDLYDLAWSLRDIRPDGVHFMNAPFGGFDTVDGQDVVLMDDGAASVLWTAMRTDRMDDYLAEHRTSADTLGRDVS; the protein is encoded by the coding sequence ATGACTTCCAAGGGGCGGCACGACGAGCCGGACGAGGACCCCGGCCCGCTGAGCATCTTCGACCGCGACGAGGACGACGACGAGGACGGTGGGCCCGACTCCGACGGGGACGGGCCGGGGCCGGGCCCCGCCCCGCGCCGGCGCCGGGGCCGGCGGCTGCTGGCGTGGACGCTGGCGGTGCTGCTGGTGCTGGTGGGCGGGGCGTTCGGCGGGCTGCTCTGGGCGGCCGACCACTACGCCTCCTCGGTGCGGCGGATCCCGGACGCCTTCCCGACGCTGCCGGCCTCCGAACAGCCGCCGGCCGTCCCGCACAGCGGCCAGACCTTCCTGCTGGTCGGCCTGGACGCCCGTTCCGACGAGCCGACCACCGGCAAGGACGCCAAGGCCCCGGCCTGGCAGGTGGGCGCCCAGCGCAGCGACACCATGATGCTGATGCACATCTCGGCCGACCGGAAGTCGGTCGCGCTGGTCTCCATCCCGCGCGACACCTGGGTGCCGGTTCCGGGCCACGGCAGAGCGAAGATCAACGCCGCCTACTCCTGGGGCGGCCCCGCGCTGACCGTCCGAACCGTCCAGGACCTCACCGGGATCAGGATCGACCACCTCGCGGTGATCGACTGGAACGGCTTCCGGGCCCTCACCGACGCGGTCGGCGGCGTGGACATCACCATCCCGCGCACCATCGAGGCCAAGGGCGACGCCCGCGAGTGGCTGGCCGGCACCCACCACATGGACGGCGCCGAGGCGCTGCTCTACGTCCGCGAGCGGCACGGCCTGCCCAACGGCGACCTCGACCGCACCAAGCGCCAGCAGAACTTCCTGCGCGCCCTGATGCTCAGGACCATGAGCTCCGGCACCCTCGCCAGCCCGTCCAAGCTCACCGGCCTGCTCGGCACCATCGGCGACGTCGCCAGCGTCGACGACCGCCTCAGCAACACCGACCTCTACGACCTGGCCTGGAGCCTGCGCGACATCCGCCCCGACGGCGTGCACTTCATGAACGCCCCCTTCGGCGGCTTCGACACCGTCGACGGCCAGGACGTGGTCCTGATGGACGACGGCGCCGCGAGCGTGCTGTGGACCGCCATGCGCACCGACCGGATGGACGACTACCTTGCCGAGCACCGCACCAGCGCCGACACCCTCGGCCGGGACGTCAGCTGA